A window from uncultured Desulfobacter sp. encodes these proteins:
- a CDS encoding IS3 family transposase (programmed frameshift), whose product MKKDRKKYAPEFKEEAVKLITEQGYQITEAARNLGVNPTMLGRWKREIEGSGESATGLQGSVAMKAELSRLRKENNRLKMERENLKKGSSLLRERNELKYQFVDAERKAYPVALICIVMLISRSGYYAWRKCKKSLRQREVETLIPIVKAAHQASRGTYGARRIAEEIKASGSPCGRYKAGSLMKMAGVAAKQKKKFKATTDSKHNLPVAPNLLDRQFEVVEADKVYVSDITYIWTHEGWLYLAVVIDLFSRRVVGWSLSNRMTTKLIMDALHMAIRRRMPAPGLLFHSDRGSQYCSKNFQKMLNTLGMVSSMSRKGNCWDNAVAESFFGSLKTERVFFTNYMTREEARRDIIDYIEMFYNCNRRHSYLGYISPKEFEKLWFLEKAA is encoded by the exons ATGAAGAAAGACAGAAAGAAGTATGCACCTGAATTCAAAGAAGAAGCAGTTAAACTGATAACCGAACAGGGATATCAGATTACCGAGGCAGCCCGAAATCTCGGAGTCAATCCAACCATGCTGGGTCGCTGGAAACGTGAGATTGAAGGTAGTGGAGAGAGTGCCACTGGTTTACAAGGAAGTGTGGCAATGAAGGCAGAGTTGAGCCGTCTTCGAAAAGAAAACAACCGTTTGAAGATGGAACGTGAAA ATCTTAAAAAAGGCAGCAGCCTTCTTCGCGAAAGAAATGAGCTGAAGTATCAATTCGTTGATGCTGAGAGGAAGGCTTACCCAGTAGCTCTGATATGTATTGTCATGCTCATATCCCGGAGTGGATATTATGCCTGGCGTAAATGTAAAAAATCATTGAGGCAGAGGGAAGTAGAGACACTAATTCCTATTGTTAAAGCGGCTCATCAAGCATCAAGGGGTACCTATGGCGCCCGCCGGATTGCAGAAGAGATAAAAGCATCCGGCAGTCCTTGCGGGCGGTACAAAGCTGGGTCATTGATGAAAATGGCCGGTGTTGCCGCCAAGCAGAAAAAGAAATTTAAAGCGACGACAGACAGCAAACACAATTTGCCAGTTGCACCGAATTTACTGGACAGACAGTTTGAAGTTGTCGAAGCGGACAAGGTTTATGTCTCTGACATTACATACATTTGGACCCACGAAGGGTGGTTGTATTTGGCCGTCGTTATAGACCTTTTTTCACGCCGGGTTGTCGGCTGGTCCCTGAGTAATCGAATGACCACAAAGTTGATCATGGATGCCCTGCACATGGCAATCAGGCGTCGAATGCCTGCCCCTGGCCTGCTATTTCATTCAGACAGGGGAAGTCAGTATTGCAGTAAAAACTTCCAGAAAATGTTGAATACCCTTGGGATGGTTAGCAGCATGAGCCGGAAAGGGAATTGTTGGGACAATGCCGTGGCAGAGAGCTTTTTCGGTAGTTTGAAGACTGAGAGGGTCTTTTTTACAAACTACATGACCCGAGAAGAAGCCCGGAGAGACATCATTGATTACATCGAAATGTTTTACAATTGCAACAGACGTCATTCCTATTTGGGGTATATCAGTCCAAAAGAATTTGAAAAACTGTGGTTTTTAGAAAAAGCCGCTTAA
- a CDS encoding AAA family ATPase yields the protein MAGIKTINTHIQKAWSNVYDGRVAHDVSFQAIETDPASLIKLLVPAFCPGEDGRTIYAEGLSDGLRSLFSLSLSLGFFKVEELLREKAVEAGFKKEIAEKAPLLTIFEVEEPENHLSPHYLGRIIKELEELSKDGRAQVLVSSHSPSILGRVQPDHVRYFLGHEESRSTEVKEIPLPEDETDEAFKYIREAVKGYPELYFSRLIILGEGPSEEIVLRKLFEANGAPLDTNFVSIVPLGGRHVNHFWRLLHRH from the coding sequence TTGGCCGGTATAAAGACAATAAATACCCACATCCAAAAGGCTTGGAGTAACGTATATGATGGTAGAGTTGCCCATGATGTATCGTTTCAAGCCATTGAAACAGATCCCGCCTCACTGATTAAACTACTTGTCCCTGCTTTCTGCCCAGGTGAAGACGGGCGAACAATTTATGCTGAAGGTTTAAGCGATGGCCTAAGATCTCTTTTTTCTTTGTCATTATCATTAGGCTTTTTCAAGGTAGAAGAACTACTTAGAGAAAAAGCCGTAGAAGCGGGTTTTAAGAAAGAGATTGCAGAAAAAGCCCCTCTACTGACTATCTTTGAGGTTGAAGAACCTGAAAACCATCTATCACCTCACTATCTCGGCCGAATTATCAAAGAATTAGAAGAACTTTCTAAGGATGGTCGGGCACAGGTTCTTGTTTCAAGTCATTCCCCTTCTATACTTGGGAGGGTTCAACCTGATCATGTTCGTTACTTCTTAGGGCATGAAGAAAGCAGATCGACTGAAGTAAAAGAAATTCCTCTACCAGAGGACGAAACAGATGAGGCCTTCAAATATATTCGAGAAGCGGTAAAAGGATATCCAGAGCTTTATTTCTCTCGCCTCATTATACTTGGAGAAGGGCCATCTGAAGAAATAGTTTTACGCAAATTATTCGAGGCAAACGGAGCTCCACTTGATACCAACTTCGTTTCTATTGTTCCTCTGGGAGGACGGCATGTTAATCATTTTTGGAGGCTATTACATCGACATTGA
- a CDS encoding IS1634 family transposase — translation METVKVERIDHLGIVAGVIKDLKIIEIIDSRIPKDEKENISAGEAIAGMVLNGLGFSNRPLSLTPQFFENKPLDVLFRPGVQASDFNHYKLGRSLDDAVDYSSELLFTEIASSTCRSESIHLLFNHLDTSSFSLTGEYLPDSGEHAIKITHGYSKDHRPDLKQAVLELMVSQDGGIPILCKCWDGNASDNTVFKERSSELVRQFKASDTPRYLIMDSKGYAESNASNLKDIPFITRIPGTLSIVKTVIEQALKWDQWVDINDDYQRQTLELGHYGIDQRWLIIRSKGALERAVKSVERTISKEKERAEKQLFHLQAQRFDSEAEAMTALQELSDKWKYHLIDTIEFQQHIKYAVKGRPTPDTPIKSIKLQINVDLKVNQEKVDQDRDQKSCFVLGTSIPRFQLSDEDVFWGYKGQSKVENGFRFIKDPLFFASSLFVKKPSRVEGMLMVMTLSLLIYSIAQRRMRNELKRLETTLPNQIGKPVQNPTLRWIFQQMEGIDCVSIFHKEGKIQCLMNGLNDLRRKILTLFGQTVSEIYQISFE, via the coding sequence TTGGAAACTGTTAAAGTCGAACGTATTGACCACTTGGGTATTGTTGCTGGCGTTATCAAGGATTTGAAAATCATCGAAATCATTGACTCTCGCATACCAAAAGATGAGAAAGAAAATATCAGTGCCGGAGAAGCTATTGCCGGCATGGTTCTCAATGGGCTGGGTTTTTCCAATCGGCCGCTGTCGCTGACGCCTCAATTTTTCGAAAACAAGCCGCTGGATGTTTTGTTCCGTCCCGGGGTGCAAGCCTCAGACTTCAATCACTACAAGCTCGGGCGCAGTCTTGATGATGCGGTCGACTACAGCTCTGAACTGCTTTTCACCGAAATCGCCTCATCTACCTGTCGGTCGGAAAGTATCCATTTACTTTTCAACCATCTGGATACTTCATCTTTTTCATTGACCGGGGAGTATCTTCCTGATTCGGGTGAACATGCCATCAAAATAACTCATGGTTACTCCAAAGACCACCGTCCTGACTTGAAACAGGCTGTGCTGGAGCTGATGGTATCCCAGGATGGAGGCATTCCCATTTTGTGTAAGTGCTGGGACGGGAATGCTTCGGATAATACCGTTTTCAAAGAACGCAGCAGTGAACTCGTTCGTCAGTTCAAAGCAAGCGATACCCCTCGTTACCTGATTATGGATTCGAAAGGGTATGCCGAATCCAATGCTTCCAACTTGAAAGATATCCCGTTTATCACCCGCATCCCGGGGACCCTTTCTATTGTAAAGACCGTAATCGAACAGGCCCTAAAATGGGATCAGTGGGTGGATATTAACGATGATTATCAGCGCCAGACGTTGGAGTTAGGACATTATGGAATTGATCAACGTTGGTTGATCATTCGATCCAAAGGGGCTCTGGAGCGCGCAGTCAAGAGCGTTGAAAGAACTATTTCAAAAGAGAAGGAACGCGCGGAAAAGCAACTCTTCCATCTTCAGGCCCAACGATTTGACTCGGAAGCCGAAGCAATGACGGCCCTCCAAGAACTCAGTGATAAATGGAAGTATCACCTGATTGACACTATTGAGTTTCAACAGCACATCAAATATGCCGTCAAAGGTAGACCAACGCCGGATACCCCGATCAAATCAATTAAATTGCAAATCAATGTGGACTTAAAGGTCAATCAAGAAAAAGTCGATCAAGACCGCGATCAGAAATCCTGTTTTGTTCTTGGGACCTCAATTCCAAGATTCCAGTTGAGCGACGAAGATGTATTTTGGGGATATAAAGGCCAGTCTAAGGTCGAGAATGGCTTCCGATTTATCAAAGACCCTTTATTTTTTGCATCTTCGCTGTTTGTCAAAAAGCCATCTCGCGTCGAAGGAATGTTGATGGTGATGACCTTATCATTACTAATTTACTCCATTGCCCAGCGTCGCATGCGGAATGAATTGAAGCGCCTTGAAACAACACTGCCCAATCAGATTGGGAAACCTGTTCAAAACCCCACTCTTCGCTGGATTTTTCAACAAATGGAAGGTATCGACTGTGTGAGTATTTTTCATAAAGAAGGTAAAATCCAGTGTCTTATGAATGGGTTAAATGACTTACGGAGGAAGATATTAACTCTTTTTGGACAGACCGTATCAGAAATATATCAAATTTCTTTTGAATAG
- a CDS encoding HAMP domain-containing methyl-accepting chemotaxis protein translates to MRLPSDRKDEIGELASWFNLFVEKLQKIISGITHDIKGLENASSGLVSISDTVSHGAGTMFEKSSTVAAAAEEMSNNITSVASAVEQLSTNINMVSAAAEEMTSTINDIAKNTDQTRVTSNQTVSKTQSASKNMSMLNNAAQEIGKVVETITDISEQTNLLALNATIEAARAGESGKGFAVVAGEIKGLAQQTAEATQEIKGRVENIQSSTHDTVDEIQKITEAITDVNTMIDNVAAAVEQQSASTREISENISQAATGTQEVTENVTQTAEVAGQIAQDISEVSSASDEMAEASNRITTSADGLKDLSGNLAAAVHQFKVE, encoded by the coding sequence ATGCGTCTGCCGTCGGACCGAAAGGACGAAATCGGAGAACTGGCAAGCTGGTTCAACCTTTTTGTGGAAAAACTTCAAAAAATCATATCAGGCATTACCCATGATATCAAAGGCCTGGAAAACGCCTCATCCGGTCTTGTCTCTATTTCAGACACGGTGTCCCATGGTGCCGGAACCATGTTTGAAAAATCCAGTACCGTCGCTGCAGCTGCAGAAGAGATGAGCAACAACATCACATCTGTCGCCTCTGCTGTAGAGCAGTTATCCACCAATATCAACATGGTTTCTGCTGCCGCAGAGGAGATGACGTCAACCATCAATGACATTGCTAAAAATACGGATCAAACAAGGGTGACAAGCAACCAAACCGTGTCAAAAACCCAGTCCGCCTCGAAAAATATGAGCATGCTGAATAACGCAGCCCAGGAAATAGGCAAGGTGGTGGAAACGATTACCGACATCTCTGAGCAGACCAACCTGTTAGCCTTGAACGCTACCATAGAGGCGGCCCGGGCCGGTGAATCCGGCAAAGGTTTTGCCGTTGTAGCCGGCGAGATTAAAGGCTTGGCCCAGCAGACTGCCGAGGCGACACAGGAAATCAAAGGCCGGGTGGAAAATATCCAATCATCCACCCATGACACCGTTGATGAAATCCAAAAAATCACCGAGGCCATCACCGATGTGAATACCATGATCGATAATGTTGCCGCTGCGGTGGAACAGCAGTCGGCCTCCACCCGGGAAATATCTGAAAACATAAGCCAAGCGGCTACTGGAACCCAAGAGGTTACTGAAAATGTCACCCAAACCGCCGAGGTGGCCGGCCAGATTGCCCAGGATATTTCAGAGGTCAGCAGCGCTTCAGATGAGATGGCCGAGGCCAGCAACCGGATCACAACCAGTGCCGATGGCCTGAAAGATCTCTCGGGTAATCTGGCCGCAGCAGTACACCAATTTAAGGTAGAGTAA
- a CDS encoding DUF6399 domain-containing protein — MISDFFQLLRIEKHVGVSAPSIKTMRKKIEKLIIEFQEIHQSSDMSLKPLKIVGGVDETFFEEMILVLMDLSSGYIFFEEASDNRTYKTWFQKTTTAVQNLNLDIQYFVSDRAKALIKLGETGFNCPSIPDLFHAEYEIVKTFGSAFGKKRSALTKKIDKALLTLALLKEVGGNANKISAQKILIQKLQNEQTHLEKGKKSYHTALHDISKAVHPFNLKTNSVKNSADLKEELSENLVKLSLLRATYCINDKNDRLGKFGRQIEDIAWLINYWWLLADESLAQYEIDEKCKTWLLEIFLPYVYWKKQTSKTKNQELKKEYASALSLARRQLEMDSSTPIQIGNKTWQSWADWMVSNFQRTSSAVEGRNGYLSQRHHSGRGILPERLKALTIIHNFTLKRFDGTTAANRLFGKEFPDLFEWVVHKMDDLPLPRQYKNTASNNYLKLKTVPA, encoded by the coding sequence ATGATTTCTGATTTTTTTCAACTTTTGCGTATTGAAAAACATGTTGGAGTCTCTGCTCCATCAATTAAAACTATGCGGAAGAAGATTGAAAAGCTTATAATTGAGTTTCAGGAAATCCATCAATCATCTGATATGTCCTTAAAACCACTCAAAATTGTTGGGGGTGTTGATGAAACCTTTTTTGAAGAAATGATCCTGGTGTTAATGGATCTGTCTTCAGGGTATATTTTCTTTGAAGAAGCCAGCGATAATAGGACCTATAAAACATGGTTTCAAAAAACAACGACAGCCGTTCAAAATCTTAACCTTGATATTCAATATTTTGTCAGTGATCGTGCAAAAGCATTGATAAAACTGGGTGAAACAGGATTTAATTGTCCGAGTATTCCAGATTTGTTTCATGCTGAATATGAAATTGTAAAAACATTTGGGTCTGCTTTTGGTAAAAAAAGATCTGCTCTCACAAAGAAAATTGACAAGGCGTTGCTCACTTTGGCTCTCCTGAAGGAAGTTGGTGGGAATGCAAACAAAATAAGTGCGCAAAAAATATTAATTCAAAAACTGCAAAATGAGCAGACGCATTTAGAAAAGGGTAAAAAATCTTACCATACCGCCCTTCACGACATATCAAAAGCCGTTCACCCATTTAACTTGAAAACAAATAGTGTAAAAAATTCAGCGGATTTAAAAGAGGAGCTGTCAGAAAACTTGGTGAAACTATCTCTGTTGCGCGCAACATACTGTATCAATGACAAAAATGATCGTTTGGGGAAATTTGGTCGACAGATTGAAGATATTGCTTGGCTAATTAACTACTGGTGGTTGCTGGCAGATGAAAGCCTTGCCCAATATGAGATAGATGAAAAATGCAAGACATGGCTTCTTGAAATTTTTTTACCCTATGTTTACTGGAAAAAGCAAACATCGAAAACGAAAAATCAAGAATTGAAAAAAGAGTATGCATCTGCTTTGAGTCTTGCTCGCAGACAACTGGAAATGGATTCATCGACACCGATTCAAATCGGAAATAAAACCTGGCAGTCATGGGCAGATTGGATGGTTTCAAATTTTCAAAGAACTTCTTCGGCTGTCGAAGGGCGAAACGGCTACCTCTCTCAACGCCATCATAGCGGAAGAGGAATTTTGCCAGAACGTCTAAAAGCATTAACCATTATTCACAATTTTACATTGAAACGATTTGACGGTACCACTGCGGCGAATCGATTATTTGGTAAAGAGTTTCCAGACCTTTTTGAATGGGTTGTTCATAAAATGGATGATTTACCTTTGCCACGTCAGTATAAAAATACTGCCTCAAATAACTATTTGAAATTAAAAACTGTCCCGGCTTAA
- a CDS encoding cache domain-containing protein, protein MLITSVCVPIIVNGQTIGIAGVGIPLSFLGEMISKVTPYETGYGFLVSNTGLLVSHPKSDLRGKNMRNYGGDDSLMAAIANGKEYTLYKESVKTGAMSMMQFVPITIGKVTTPWSFAIVAPMDKVLAGAKQMAKTSILIGIISMVIFVAIIFVLANSIVAPINRIVVGLKDIAQGARGFDHASAVGPKGRNRRTGKLVQPFCGKTSKNHIRHYP, encoded by the coding sequence ATGCTCATCACATCAGTCTGCGTTCCCATCATCGTCAACGGCCAAACGATTGGTATCGCCGGTGTTGGTATTCCTTTGAGCTTTCTCGGGGAAATGATCTCCAAAGTCACCCCCTACGAAACCGGATACGGTTTCCTGGTATCCAACACCGGTCTTTTGGTCTCCCATCCTAAATCAGACCTTCGGGGGAAAAATATGCGGAACTACGGTGGCGACGACAGTTTAATGGCGGCCATTGCCAATGGTAAAGAATATACGCTCTATAAGGAATCAGTCAAAACAGGTGCCATGTCAATGATGCAATTTGTTCCCATCACCATAGGCAAAGTCACCACCCCCTGGTCCTTTGCCATTGTTGCCCCAATGGACAAAGTCTTGGCAGGCGCCAAGCAGATGGCCAAAACCTCCATCCTCATCGGCATCATTTCCATGGTTATATTCGTGGCCATTATTTTCGTTCTTGCGAACTCCATTGTCGCACCAATCAATAGGATCGTGGTAGGACTCAAGGATATCGCCCAGGGAGCAAGGGGATTTGACCATGCGTCTGCCGTCGGACCGAAAGGACGAAATCGGAGAACTGGCAAGCTGGTTCAACCTTTTTGTGGAAAAACTTCAAAAAATCATATCAGGCATTACCCATGA